In Thermoanaerobaculia bacterium, the genomic window CTGTCGATCGGTGTGCTGGCCAAGACCGTCGGTATGTCGAAGAGCGGGCTCTATGCGCACTTCCTTCACAAGGAGGACCTGCAGCTCGCGGTCCTGCGCAAGGCGGAAGAGCTGTTCACCGCGACGGTCGTGCGGCCGGCGCTCGCGGCGCCGCGCGGCGAGCCACGCCTGCGCGCCCTGTTCGAGCTCTGGCTGCGCTGGGCCGAGGCCGATTGTCTCCCCGGGGGCTGCGTCTTCATCTCGGCGGCCAACGAGTTCGACGATCGGCCGGGGGCCGTGCGGACCTATCTGGTCGAGAGCCAGGAGCGCTGGCTCACCGGCCTCGCTCGCGCGGCCGAGATCGCGATCGAGCAGGGGGACTTCCGCAGCGGCCTCGACGCCCGGCAGTTCGCGCACGATTTCTACGCCGTCTTTCTCGCCTACAACCACTTTCGCCGGCTGATGCACGACCCGGACGCCGAGCGCCGAGCGCGCGTGGCCTTCGAGGCCCTGCTCGTCGCCGCACAGTCCACCACCTGAGCCCGATCCCGTGGAGCGCCCACCCATGTCGAATCCGCCCGCCTCGAAAAGCACGATCGGTCGTACCCTTCCGCTGGCGCCCTCGCCGCTGCGCTGGCTACTGGGAGGTGCCAGCCGCCTCTCACCAGGTTGGACGTCGGCCTGGGCCGCACGACAGTTTCTGCGCCCTCGCCGGCGGCCGGTGAACGGCAGGGTGCCGGGCGGCGCGAGCGGCGCGGGCGGCGCCGGCGCCAGGCGGCGAGACGTCTCGTTCGAGGTGGATGGCGTGGCGATCGCGGCGACGCATTGGGGAGCCGTCGGAGCCGCGCGGGGTGCCCTGCTGGTGCACGGTTGGGAAGGGCGGGGCGAGCAGCTCGCGCCGTTCGCCGAGCTCCTGGCTCGCCGCGACTACCAGGGCCTGACGTTCGACTTTCCGGCCCACGGCTCGTCGGGCGGCAGCAGCACCAACTTTGTCGAGATGGCGGCCGTGCTGCGCGCCGCCGCCGAGCGCCTGGCGGAGCTCCGCGCCACGGCGGACGGAGTGCCGCGGCTGGACGCCGTCATCGCCCATTCCGCCGGCTGCGTCGCGACCCTGGTCGCGCGCGAGCGCGGCCTCGACGTCGATCGCCTGGTCTTCGTCGCGTCGCCGGCGGACCTGGGCGGCTTCGGCGACGTCTTCGCGACGGTGCTCGGCCTGTCGCCCGAAGTTCGCCGGCGCCTGCAGGCCCGCATCGAGCAGCGGATCGGCGTGACCTGGGAGGCGATCGCCCCCGAACGCGTCGCGCGGCGTCTGCCGCCGCGGCCGACGCTCGTCCTGCACGACGCCGCGGACCGCGAAGTCGACCTCGAGCATGGCCGGCGCCTCGCGGCGGCGCTCGCAGGCAGCGAGCTCGCGGTCACTTCGGGTTTAGGCCACAACCGGATCCTGCGCGACCCCGAAGTCCTGCGCCAGGCGCTCGAGTTCCTGGAGCGAGCCTCGACGCGGGCTTGCTGAAGGGTCGGGGTCAGGGCCGGCTGTGAGCAGGCGAATTCCGCCGCGGCCTCGTAGACCGGGAAGACCCATGCGACGCCGATTCCATCTCTTCGGCTGCCTCCTGCTGCTGCTCGCGCTCGCGGGCTGCGCCGAGAGCGACCGCGCCTGGATGGAACCCACTCTGAGGAACGATCTCAAAGTGCTCCGCGATCTCATCGATCAGTACCGAGGCGACCAGGGGCATCTCCCGCCGACGCTCGGAACCCTCGTCGACAAGGGATACATCCGCCTGATCCCCTACGATCCGATCACCCGGCGCAACGACACCTGGATCGAAATTCGCGAGCCCACCGAGTCCGGCTGTGTCCCCGGAATCGTGGACGTCCGCTCCGGCGCGCCCGGACGCGCGCGCGACGGCACGCGCTATGCCGACTGGTGAGGAATCTGCCGAGGGCGGCAGAGGGTCGAAGGCGAAAGATCCGCGCATGCTAGCCATAGAAGATCGGCTCGGCGTCGACCACCGGCAGCAGCTCCGCGATGTCGGTCGTGGCTGCGTACTTGTCGAAGCGATGCCATTTGAGGTTGCGGTCCCGCCAGTAGAGGGCCCATCGCCGAGAAGTCATGTCGAACCGGAACTTCGCGACGTCGTGGTCGCGACGAATCGTCGCGTCTTGCCAGTCCGGCCGGCGTTCCGAAATGTAGGCGAACTGCTTCTCGAGCCGATAGACGCTCTCGAGCTCGTGGCGAATCTCGGGCCGCAGGCGTTGGGCACAATAGTTCCGGAGCGCGATCTCCGCCCGGCGCTTCTCGATGTCGGTCATCGGCATGGTGGGCTCAGGGTACCGTATCGCTCCACTGCGCGGTGCCGGCCTGCTGCATCCTCATCGCAGTGCAGTCCAAGGAAATGGCCCGGGTGCTACAGGTTGCGAACGAGCCATAGCTCGCACGCGTCGAGCGCATCCTTGAATCCATCCTTCACCAGGTTGAGCGAAAGCTCGCTGAGGGTGACCGCCCAAGCGCCGATCCGCGTCCAGGCGCTGGCTCGGGTCAGGGTCGGTGTGCAGTTGTCGCACCCTGAGTGCGGCGCCCCAGGTTCCGACCACAGTATCGAACCAGGTCCGACGAACCGGAGCCCGCTGGCACCGCTGGCACCGCTGCCACCTGAGCAGGAGTAGTCGAACACGAGACCCTGCCCCTCGACTCGAGCCCTCGAGAGCTTGCAGGAGTTTCCCATTCGGAAGGCCAACGACGGGTGCTCACCTCCCTGCACCCGCGCTCGCGGAATGAGTCGTTGCTGGTACCACGTGCCCGCGAACTCCGCGATGACTTCGGCAGGCCCCTCGAGTGGCATCTCCTGAAGCGGCCCATGCCGCGCATCCAGGTTCCAATAGAAAGCCACGAGGGGCCAGGTCACCAGCAGCAGGGCGAGCCCGCTCATCAGCGCAAGAAGCCGCAGGATCGATCTTCTCCACCGCGAGAATCGAGAGGGTTCTTTC contains:
- a CDS encoding TetR/AcrR family transcriptional regulator, whose product is MSKGDSTREAILQEGLALASRIGFEPLSIGVLAKTVGMSKSGLYAHFLHKEDLQLAVLRKAEELFTATVVRPALAAPRGEPRLRALFELWLRWAEADCLPGGCVFISAANEFDDRPGAVRTYLVESQERWLTGLARAAEIAIEQGDFRSGLDARQFAHDFYAVFLAYNHFRRLMHDPDAERRARVAFEALLVAAQSTT
- a CDS encoding alpha/beta fold hydrolase; the protein is MSNPPASKSTIGRTLPLAPSPLRWLLGGASRLSPGWTSAWAARQFLRPRRRPVNGRVPGGASGAGGAGARRRDVSFEVDGVAIAATHWGAVGAARGALLVHGWEGRGEQLAPFAELLARRDYQGLTFDFPAHGSSGGSSTNFVEMAAVLRAAAERLAELRATADGVPRLDAVIAHSAGCVATLVARERGLDVDRLVFVASPADLGGFGDVFATVLGLSPEVRRRLQARIEQRIGVTWEAIAPERVARRLPPRPTLVLHDAADREVDLEHGRRLAAALAGSELAVTSGLGHNRILRDPEVLRQALEFLERASTRAC
- a CDS encoding type II secretion system protein G, with the protein product MRRRFHLFGCLLLLLALAGCAESDRAWMEPTLRNDLKVLRDLIDQYRGDQGHLPPTLGTLVDKGYIRLIPYDPITRRNDTWIEIREPTESGCVPGIVDVRSGAPGRARDGTRYADW
- a CDS encoding DUF3024 domain-containing protein → MPMTDIEKRRAEIALRNYCAQRLRPEIRHELESVYRLEKQFAYISERRPDWQDATIRRDHDVAKFRFDMTSRRWALYWRDRNLKWHRFDKYAATTDIAELLPVVDAEPIFYG